From a region of the Helicoverpa armigera isolate CAAS_96S chromosome 14, ASM3070526v1, whole genome shotgun sequence genome:
- the LOC110379728 gene encoding protein unc-80 homolog, with amino-acid sequence MKTKDMSEEDPNSEEVVPIPVQIFLWRQTTPFVRPRLGKVHDAACMFCQRAPGHHEVKEACKSFEKVLVQNLRFGLSISLAEAIESIPRWRLIQASLPHVMHALAALLHNRVKDNMQSLGNVETKLLYTLHWILLDASDECIESDYENGIYYSNPFHYLFSIPALTLFVFLFAPLSHHLKESDFTNNYRLENGLKMWQAMWEFRHPEAPCFTTLVKPKPKPLGGKYSKRHQPGDVFMGRKLSKEEGGGGGNVNGSPPSQNVSMSQSEVTSKQASTEEEPWLSSPKDTIFPETIPEESSSTEEEHVFIYRLPSEQNFGGAVKEAYTVYAADPSIFQLRKTDPSKPGLPGIKPLPQITKMSSSDKESLSDSGGGGGGGGPTKGTPTSTEKAPTAKQGNVSAATFLDVATMRCLFTSQWQEEGVYWALHYLYNRLRDICDDMSKQTQPRKRSNSLPIPKIEVSVYQSPDIKDRDSLKNFIEVPEVKDMSPITEMPFASPPKAEEENVMMRRSSEKIKKKMKMADLKAFVETKLLSKSEKALEKIGHDEHKTFSFHSAVRMLSEYHRSLDNTDDRPNSALASNFPPIAPRLTGDLFHCNLIKGKSMPSLSCLIDELASNGYIDEVRTERTQGPSNTMPTNAQKKKNPIITVTEHTPTPSPDYLSKTRQGSLESQIDSVSMQGSQHIPTPERKPSLTRSQTDSNITYVVEEIQEAPGSLHYITKDGDIDFQVVLKAVYSVSTMDSFYITLRVMEVMLNLVDTLMEMGVHKNWQNTKNDEPQPGNVDPMADFNKDKDSKERDSGIPCAQSQDSTNVEGGDSTKEKTREEDNLDCPYYMIMHVILRLLRQLGCSHGCTTALRGPQAECLRVQARNSLRQLRSASIPKFTARLKEMTKYSPIREVLDNLHAAVGFCAEPSTLVSPMNQQKRSFTKSPDITNLQSGYASNFGAGQGPNASRAIETFIIETTFRVLVTRFALMHKELKMLDNSTLYMEVRLLLSYVREAHGGEFRVVAFSALMDTAERPDSQLKESNMQTTRVIRHIPRQSEEERNSDTGADSGCAPDERSHKKFTFKKRSTSSTGAHSLLETEGGEESASQSPLSVRTRRYQLTPRQSERTIPSASSADITPHHKISHSKSIPSKFHIAGIVNWFRQKPHHSQSLIRNGGGSGESLPISGSMISLARPPHMPPPHTSRPVHVKRRVGYTLNRARKRVEDRLNRFGLRKMGKKRDGSIEDTSGGYMSRRGSAEGGSGGGESEVVILKRRRLVAAAPLYAGLARFNFLLDATQPGGTPDALFMAALLDLPHTVVVGRAAILLECAHLVHNCNKGQWPYWLKSNTSKAAVSLNPQLKRQRLAGKLFYQWAEAIGNRLEEMLIEDKKHIDTVVNLVNDPDGQRELLQQDEEEDFLDEASIRLPGKPVGADCPRALRIIACVLLFEITAFLRETYQNLPKTNRSSLKERGPWDRVYREANRRWSMALSSMGHSQASAQSLQSIAGAETERKISFVLHEPENVSGGSNVTLADAIPPAVDDKKGRLGSRGKAGMHRRNTQQTHSAYGSFKRRSIKLRQKDTRDVVDEFVTRRSDSIQSRRKVSSLSDRSDTSEVYPGAGGTVIMSNEVDSGGEESPGVLSDDHDHPPDSPDSNSTDPPDTNKGFPWLKVMVKFLNSFNYVCCHQNFCHPYCFRRNMRSSVRLMKSVQKIYGEKFGPEINTTSSDEGNGGTRRGRRSRKSSEHSTDRIERSVIESAGLAYRAAGGEQSNLAAEGVPSKPAAVPYPPVDPPPILKYLKGQVRDAYHTPLATLIKGATTMGEDMFAECAPVAWQLLLESDRELSSCAAALFILAAVKAPTTATEIMHNDLKHSEPSTRINAILRFQVMWKLRYQVWPRMEEGASVTFKVPPPGIEFTLPSPKIGIESLAVVDPPWTPQVKDKDMEMTLNQERHRSLVTATKTRKKQQTEAIKRALQQRNDKKRAERESFLITTIPITRQAAREPALDHAADDHVDPPADEELVEGVRGSHHTQVASALFPSTLCSAVAEIVSLLDDAAVSRDGCSVYEVAYQVIWCCLVEDSALFLRHVLERLTRDHQDEMFKLLRHLIRFIPRLPQQAAFALYNYIIGYVMFYVRSPHEEGQRLVGAALSILWMVVHSVHGIMFKDLKQILRKEQCDASILLTANVPAAKKIIVHGPPDNEGCIPSQFPVQEDTVFAQILKESLDFFGIPEKLHREHFLVDFKTRQIHNPQGYVRDHYFFKRSQYPQLGLVHMEPDEAFQKLQEQELLQKFVEIGKVLLTWAILKNVDMVVQRVVFLHDELMKLPSFPRKALEADLVLYSRGALGSTLLGLDVLHKFMWVRLIARMFEAMAGNFTSSRDIHLFLNVLNGALMLHSEDSLILRYVIATYVNAAFNFKSIFSTNGYLLIMPTLLQIYSNFQTNKLVTTTIEYAVKQFYLLNRKPFILQMFGSVSAILDTDEESTYGDASKVQSSCLFNLLLSLETPSPDPLHIAELIKEEKPLKPIDFCYRDEEEMVNVLDCISLCVMVVSYSAESMRGYQMLIILEAILPCYVKQIQLPTYNREGKTEKEIIQQLAIAIKTLVNNCEGLSKSYNGPYRTSPEHKGSSQRTGPRTAAATIIAFEESHSKYDNSKMPVPEYTGAEDSELVRAEYRRPRDVLLSLVGEFIGRATTRLLEINGSNRSGGTEGKPVELLDSKSHARLAEIAHSLLKVSPYDPESMGCRGLQRYMTQVLPAADWADDALRPALIMILRRLDKVFLKIAKKPSIRRNTDWDSAAVLLKGVYETMIRCPYIMHWQHVKTLLNTVQALIVSDNNCGENLSSATAALMSQPPPPHFCSTVVRLIALQIINTGDSYSLEQMCGGSASFPTGEKTENMLMNLFMPLCLRVGSGRKDVPPLRQSDVSYLVSVVLNALCPPAPPGQLAAVNAKLNASDNRANSLTFTGSRDTRNTTRLSNQLYRIAFLALKVMCACFTSELCTEWGRIARAMRDLGRRNEAAHHLWDFLEHVVTYRTPLYILLQPFIVHKLSQPPIGDNERHMQFVVRERVRGLKLPAARARGALLAELARELRHMRDTHDQYKFEQIAENLGQAGGKRASEVFPRTTTVPDKHQQHRPSLISMLVGRGGTGGLPRTPDHPSAPLSAQRESLSSSSTTSQHMPTFEAQLNSGRLSDTSNNNVSSGNSHIGSLNNYGSDKPTASTPSYTSTQTKLRFVPSVELKFTSGETSMSPLSPMSPGEASCGECIPARPSDSDMLVGENSDTADAERPRLQRAHGPSKKTFKFRRSRHTKPDVSHVRLESDDGSSPGPESTPLRRAWSQPPFLQPSYINTDTSYDSEISQTSSTSGYRLALPNLQESYSLQASMTESPGGSTRAALASPEPERAASATPHASPDASLSCESGTSSAERTALLGAASQRSLLLSSDLRDEDTLL; translated from the exons ATGAAAACCAAAGACATGTCCGAAGAAGACCCCAATTCCGAGGAGGTGGTtccgattccggtccaaatatTCCTTTGGAGACAAACCACCCCGTTTGTAAGACCGCGCCTCGGAAAAGTTCACGATGCCGCCTGCATG TTCTGTCAACGTGCTCCTGGACACCAT GAAGTCAAAGAAGCATGTAAG TCGTTTGAAAAAGTTCTGGTTCAGAACTTGCGCTTCGGCCTATCCATCAGCTTAGCGGAAGCTATAGAGTCCATTCCACGATGGCGACTTATACAAGCATCCCTACCCCATGTGATGCATGCATTGGCAGCATTGCTGCACAacag agTAAAGGACAACATGCAATCATTGGGGAACGTGGAAACAAAGCTGCTGTACACATTGCATTGGATCCTCCTTGATGCATCGGATGAATGCATTGAGAGTGACTATGAGAATGGAATCTACTACTCAAATCCTTTCCATTATCTGTTTTCAATACCTGCTTTGACG CTGTTTGTGTTCCTGTTTGCGCCACTGTCTCACCACCTGAAAGAGTCTGACTTCACAAACAACTATCGGTTAGAAAATGGCCTTAAGATGTGGCAAGCGATGTGGGAGTTCAGGCACCCGGAAGCCCCTTGCTTCACCACACTGGTCAAGCCAAAGCCCAAGCCTCTAGGTGGCAAGTATTCCAAGAGACACCAGCCAGGCGACGTGTTTATGGGAC GAAAACTGTCGAAAGAGGAAGGAGGTGGTGGTGGGAATGTGAATGGAAGTCCGCCCAGCCAGAACGTGTCGATGTCGCAGTCGGAAGTGACGTCAAAACAGGCCAGCACTGAGGAGGAACCGTGGCTGTCTTCTCCCAAAGACACCATATTCCCTGAAACTATTCCTGAAGAGAGTTCTAGTACTGAGGAAGAACATGTG TTTATATACCGGCTTCCTTCGGAGCAAAATTTCGGTGGTGCTGTCAAAGAAGCTTACACAGTGTACGCTGCGGATCCCAGTATTTTCCAACTGCGTAAGACCGACCCCTCAAAGCCGGGACTGCCAGGCATCAAACCTTTGCCACAAATAACTAAGATGAG TTCGTCAGATAAAGAGTCTTTATCGGAcagtggcggcggcggcggtggggGTGGTCCCACAAAAGGCACTCCTACTTCAACAGAGAAAGCACCCACAGCTAAACAAGGAAAC GTGTCAGCTGCAACTTTCCTGGATGTAGCCACGATGCGATGTTTATTTACATCGCAGTGGCAAGAAGAAGGCGTGTATTGGGCTTTACACTATTTATATAACAG ACTTCGCGACATATGCGACGACATGTCCAAACAAACGCAACCGAGGAAAAGGAGCAATTCACTGCCGATACCGAAAATAGAGGTCTCCGTATACCAGAGTCCAGATATAAAGGACAGAGACTCACTCAAGAACTTCATTGAAGTTCCAGAAGTCAAGGACATGTCTCCAATAACAGAAATGCCTTTTGCATCACCACCGAAAGCTGAAGAGGAGAACGTCATGATGCGAAGGTCCAGCGagaagataaaaaagaaaatgaaaatggcGGACTTAAAAGCGTTTGTCGAAACAAAGTTGTTGTCGAAATCAGAAAAGGCGCTAGAGAAAATTGGCCACGACGAACACAAGACGTTCTCCTTCCACTCTGCAGTTAGGATGCTATCT GAATACCACAGAAGTCTGGACAATACGGACGATCGGCCTAATTCTGCGCTAGCGAGTAACTTCCCCCCAATAGCCCCGAGACTCACTGGTGATTTGTTCCACTGCAACCTTATCAAAGGGAAAAGTATGCCCAGCCTTAG CTGTTTGATTGATGAGCTAGCATCCAATGG GTACATAGACGAGGTGAGAACAGAACGAACTCAGGGCCCCTCAAACACGATGCCCACAAATGCGCAGAAGAAAAAGAACCCTATTATAACTGTCACTGAACATACGCCTACACCATCACCGGATTATTTGTCGAAGACTAGACAG GGATCACTAGAATCTCAAATAGACTCAGTCAGCATGCAAGGGTCTCAACACATCCCTACACCAGAACGCAAGCCTAGCCTCACACGCTCTCAGACCGACTCCAACATTACTTACGTGGTTGAAGAAATACAAGAGGCTCCCGGATCTTTGCATTATATCACAAAAGATGGCGATATTGATTTCCAAGTTGTTCTTAAA GCCGTATACTCCGTATCAACGATGGACAGTTTCTACATAACTCTTCGTGTAATGGAAGTCATGTTGAACTTGGTAGATACTCTCATGGAAATGGGCGTACACAAAAACTGGCAAAATACGAAGAACGATGAACCGCAACCGGGTAACGTTGACCCTATGGCTGATTTTAATAAGGATAAGGACAGCAAA GAAAGAGATTCTGGTATCCCATGTGCTCAAAGTCAAGATTCCACAAACGTGGAAGGAGGCGATAGTACAAAGGAGAAAACGAGAGAAGAAGACAATTTGGATTGTCCTTATTACATGATAATGCATGTTATACtcag GTTACTCCGTCAACTAGGCTGTTCCCACGGTTGCACGACAGCCCTCCGAGGTCCTCAAGCCGAATGCCTCCGAGTTCAAGCTCGCAACTCGCTACGTCAATTACGTTCAGCTTCCATACCAAAGTTCACGGCTCGATTGAAGGAAATGACCAAATATTCGCCCATACGAGAAGTGCTGGATAACTTGCATGCGGCTGTTGGGTTCTGTGCTGAACCTTCTACTTTGGTTTCTCCCATGA ACCAACAAAAACGCAGTTTCACGAAATCTCCAGATATAACGAATCTGCAGTCGGGATACGCGTCTAACTTCGGCGCCGGTCAGGGACCGAATGCGAGCAGAGCTATAGAGACATTCATCATTGAGACTACCTTCCGAGTTCTTGTTACGAGGTTCGCTTTAATGCATAAAGAGTTGAAGATGCTTGATAATTCT ACATTATACATGGAAGTTCGTTTACTACTGAGCTATGTACGCGAAGCTCACGGCGGAGAGTTTCGAGTGGTCGCGTTTAGCGCATTGATGGACACCGCAGAAAGACCTGACAGCCAACTGAAAGAGTCTAATATGCAGACTACTAGAGTTATTAG ACACATTCCTCGTCAAAGCGAAGAGGAACGTAACTCAGACACGGGCGCGGACTCTGGCTGTGCTCCTGACGAGCGATCACATAAGAAGTTTACTTTCAAGAAGAGAAGCACTTCTTCTACTGGGGCACAT AGCCTCTTAGAAACAGAAGGCGGCGAGGAATCAGCGAGCCAGTCGCCACTCTCAGTGCGGACACGGCGCTACCAGCTCACGCCGCGACAATCTGAGCGAACCATCCCGTCCGCCTCCTCCGCAGACATCACGCCGCATCACAAGATCTCCCACTCCAAGTCTATCCCGTCAAAGTTCCACATCGCAGGCattg TAAATTGGTTCCGTCAAAAACCTCATCATTCTCAATCCTTGATCCGCAATGGAGGTGGCTCAGGAGAATCGCTGCCGATCTCTGGTAGTATGATATCTTTGGCTCGACCACCGCATATGCCGCCTCCACATACGTCCCGCCCTGTACATGTGAAGCGTAGAGTTGGATATACTTTGAACAG GGCTCGAAAGAGGGTTGAAGATAGACTGAACAGATTTGGACTAAGAAAGATGGGCAAAAAGAGAGATGGCAGCATTGAAGATACCAGTGGCGGTT ATATGTCCCGTCGTGGCTCCGCAGAGGGCGGGTCGGGCGGAGGCGAGTCAGAGGTAGTAATACTAAAGCGACGACGCCTCGTGGCCGCCGCGCCGTTATACGCAGGACTGGCGCGTTTCAACTTTCTTTTGGATGCAACGCAGCCGGGCGGGACTCCGGACGCGCTTTTCATGGCCGCTCTGTTGGATTTG CCACATACCGTGGTTGTTGGAAGAGCTGCAATACTTCTAGAATGTGCGCATTTAGTACATAACTGTAATAAAGGACAGTGGCCTTATTGGCTGAAGTCAAATACGTCCAAAGCGGCTG TGTCTTTGAACCCTCAACTGAAGAGGCAACGTTTAGCTGGCAAGCTGTTTTATCAATGGGCAGAA GCTATAGGAAACAGACTGGAAGAAATGTTGATAGAAGACAAAAAGCACATCGATACGGTCGTCAACTTAGTTAACGATCCAGATGGACAGCGAGAACTCTTGCAGCAAGATGAGGAAGAGGATTTCTTAGACGAAG ccaGCATACGTCTCCCTGGAAAACCCGTTGGTGCCGACTGCCCTCGAGCCCTCAGAATCATTGCGTGTGTTCTTCTATTCGAGATCACAGCATTCCTACGCGAAACCTATCAAAACCTGCCGAAGACAAACCGATCCTCGCTAAAGGAAAGAGGACCCTGGGACAGAGTTTACAG GGAGGCTAACCGTCGATGGAGTATGGCTCTCTCGAGCATGGGCCACTCGCAGGCGTCTGCGCAAAGCTTGCAATCCATTGCGGGAGCTGAGACAGAGAGAAAGATATCATTCGTACTACATGAACCGGAGAATGTGTCTGGTGGAAGCAATGTTACG TTAGCAGATGCGATACCCCCGGCGGTGGACGATAAGAAGGGTCGTCTTGGATCTCGCGGCAAAGCGGGCATGCATCGTCGCAATACTCAGCAAACACACTCCGCTTATGGCTCGTTCAAACGACGATCTATCAAGCTCAGACAAAAGGATACTAGAGATGTTGTAGATGAAT TTGTAACGAGAAGGTCAGATTCGATACAAAGCAGACGGAAAGTGTCTTCGCTGTCCGATAGAAGTGATACTTCAGAAGTTTATCCGGGTGCAG GAGGAACAGTAATTATGTCAAATGAAGTGGACAGCGGTGGTGAGGAAAGTCCTGGAGTACTTTCTGATGATCACGATCATCCACCGGATAGTCCAGACAGCAATTCTACCGACCCTCCCGATACTAATAAAGGATTCCCATGGCTTAAG GTGATGGTAAAGTTCCTCAACTCTTTCAATTACGTATGCTGCCATCAAAATTTCTGTCATCCCTACTGCTTTAGACGAAACATGAGATCCAGTGTGCGACTTATGAAGTCCGTACAAAAG ATTTATGGTGAGAAGTTTGGCCCAGAAATTAATACGACAAGTTCTGACGAAGGAAATGGTGGGACGCGCCGAGGGCGACGCTCTCGCAAGTCCTCAGAGCATTCTACAGATAG AATCGAGCGGTCTGTAATCGAGAGCGCTGGTTTAGCGTACCGAGCTGCGGGTGGGGAACAAAGCAATCTTGCGGCTGAAGGAGTGCCTTCTAAACCAGCTGCCGTGCCTTATCCGCCTGTAGACCCGCCTCCTATACTGAAGTATTTGAAGGGACAG GTCCGAGACGCCTACCATACTCCTTTAGCAACCTTAATCAAAGGTGCCACAACTATGGGAGAGGACATGTTCGCAGAATGTGCTCCAGTAGCTTGGCAGTTACTACTAGAATCTGATCGAGAACTCAGTTCTTGTGCCGCGGCACTGTTTATATTAGCTGCGGTAAAAGCCCCGACTACCGCTACTGAGATCATGCATAATGATTTGAAGCATAGCGAGCCGAGTACCAG AATAAACGCAATCCTAAGATTCCAAGTAATGTGGAAGCTCAGATACCAAGTATGGCCCCGCATGGAAGAAGGTGCTTCCGTCACATTCAAAGTGCCTCCCCCAGGCATTGAGTTCACGTTACCCTCCCCTAAGATCGGCATCGAGTCGCTCGCTGTAGTGGACCCACCGTGGACCCCACAGGTTAAAGACAAGGATATGGAGATGACTTTGAATCAGGAAAGACAT CGTTCCCTAGTGACAGCAACGAAAACTCGCAAGAAACAGCAAACGGAGGCAATAAAGAGAGCTCTTCAACAACGTAATGATAAGAAACGTGCGGAGCGAGAGAGTTTCCTTATCACTACTATACCGATCACGAGGCAGGCTGCCCGGGAACCCGCTTTGGATCATGCGGCTGATGATCATGTTGACC CACCAGCTGACGAAGAATTAGTGGAAGGTGTCCGAGGTTCTCATCACACACAAGTAGCTTCCGCATTGTTCCCTTCAACATTATGCTCTGCTGTAGCCGAGATTGTTTCTCTGCTAGACGATGCTGCCGTTTCTAGAGACGGATGTTCGGTCTATGAAGTGGCTTATCAG gttatcTGGTGTTGCCTCGTAGAAGACTCAGCACTATTCCTCCGCCATGTTCTTGAAAGATTAACACGCGACCATCAAGACGAGATGTTCAAGCTACTCCGTCATTTGATCCGGTTCATTCCGCGATTACCACAGCAAGCTGCCTTTGCGCTTTACAACTATATTATAGGGTATGTCATGTTCTATGTGAGGAGTCCCCATGAAGAGGGGCAGAGGCTCGTTGGTGCTGCCTTGTCTATATTGTGGATG GTGGTTCACAGTGTACACGGTATAATGTTCAAAGATCTGAAGCAGATTTTGCGCAAAGAGCAATGCGATGCTTCTATTCTTCTTACTGCTAATGTGCCTGCTGCTAAAAAGATTATCGTTCATGGCCCAC CTGACAACGAAGGTTGCATTCCGTCCCAGTTCCCTGTGCAAGAAGACACAGTATTTGCTCAAATACTCAAAGAGTCGCTCGATTTCTTCGGCATACCAGAGAAGTTACATCGAGAACATTTCCTTGTCGACTTTAAAACAC GTCAAATTCACAACCCACAAGGTTACGTTCGAGACCACTATTTCTTCAAACGCTCCCAGTACCCTCAATTAGGATTGGTCCACATGGAACCCGATGAAGCATTTCAAAAACTGCAAGAACAAGAACTCTTGCAGAAGTTCGTTGAAATAGGAAAAGTTTTGCTTACTTGGGCTATATTGAAAAATGTTGATATG gtgGTCCAACGTGTAGTATTTCTACACGATGAACTCATGAAGTTGCCATCATTCCCCCGCAAGGCTCTTGAAGCAGATCTCGTTCTATACAGTCGCGGAGCCTTGGGATCTACACTTTTAGGCTTAGATGTTTTACATAAGTTTAT gtGGGTACGACTAATAGCTCGAATGTTTGAAGCTATGGCAGGAAACTTCACGTCATCACGAGATATTCATTTGTTCCTCAACGTTCTGAATGGTGCTCTAATGTTGCATAGCGAAGACTCTTTGATACTCCGATATGTTATTGCCACGTATGTCAATgctgcttttaattttaaaagcatatTTTCTACAAATGG GTATTTGCTCATCATGCCAACATTACTACAAATATACTCAAACTTCCAAACAAATAAGCTAGTCACTACAACGATTGAGTACGCggtcaaacagttttatttactaaaccGCAAACCATTTATTCTGCAAATGTTTGGCTCTGTGTCCGCCATTTTGGATACAGATGAAGAATCAACTTATGGAGATGCAAGTAAA GTACAGTCAAGCTGCCTCTTCAACCTCCTTCTAAGTTTAGAAACTCCATCACCTGACCCACTTCACATAGCTGAGTTAATCAAGGAAGAGAAACCACTAAAGCCGATAGATTTCTGCTATCGTGATGAAGAGGAGATGGTCAATGTGTTGGACTGTATCAGCCTTTGCGTTATGGTCGTGTCGTATTCTGCTGAAAGCATGAGGGGGTATCAGATGTTG ATAATATTGGAAGCAATACTCCCATGCTACGTAAAGCAAATTCAACTGCCCACCTACAATCGAGAAGGAAAAACAGAGAAAGAAATTATACAGCAACTTGCCATTGCTATTAAAACACTTGTGAATAACTGCGAAGGACTATCTAA ATCTTACAACGGCCCATACAGAACGTCTCCCGAACATAAAGGCTCGTCACAGCGGACGGGGCCGCGTACTGCCGCCGCTACTATCATTGCCTTTGAGGAGTCACACTCTAAGTACGATAACTCTAAGATGCCTGTACCTGAGTATACGGGGGCTGAGGATTCTGAG TTGGTGCGTGCAGAATACCGCAGACCTCGCGATGTGTTACTATCGTTAGTGGGTGAATTTATCGGACGTGCGACTACGCGTTTGTTGGAAATCAATGGCTCTAACCGCAGCGGTGGCACTGAAGGGAAACCTGTGGAGTTGCTGGATTCTAAATCACATGCT CGCCTTGCAGAAATAGCTCACTCTTTGCTAAAGGTATCTCCCTACGACCCGGAGTCTATGGGCTGTCGTGGCCTACAACGTTACATGACTCAAGTGTTACCTGCCGCCGATTGGGCAGACGATGCTTTGAGACCAGCCCTTATTATGATACTGAGAAGATTGGACAAAGTCTTCCTTAAAATTGCTAAGAAGCCTAGCATTAGG AGAAACACTGATTGGGATTCCGCAGCAGTTCTCTTGAAGGGAGTTTATGAAACGATGATTCGTTGTCCCTACATAATGCATTGGCAACATGTGAAAACTCTGCTCAATACCGTTCAA GCGCTCATAGTATCAGACAACAATTGTGGAGAGAACTTATCTTCGGCTACTGCAGCGCTTATGTCTCAACCGCCACCGCCACATTTCTGCAGCACAGTTGTTCGATTAATTGCGTTGCAAATTATTAACACTGGT gaTAGTTATTCGCTAGAACAAATGTGTGGAGGCAGTGCATCGTTTCCAACTGGAGAGAAAACTGAAAACATGCTCATGAATCTATTCATGCCTCTTTGTTTACGTGTCGGTAGTGGCAGAAAGG atGTACCCCCTCTCCGTCAATCCGACGTCAGCTACTTAGTATCAGTAGTACTAAACGCCTTATGTCCCCCCGCGCCGCCGGGACAACTGGCAGCCGTCAACGCTAAGCTCAATGCTTCGGATAACCGGGCCAATTCTCTTACATTCACTGGCAGTCGAGATACTAGGAACACTACGAGGCTGTCCAATCAATTGTATAGGATTGCTTTCTTGG cacTTAAAGTGATGTGTGCGTGCTTCACAAGCGAGCTGTGCACAGAGTGGGGTCGCATAGCTCGCGCCATGAGAGACCTCGGCAGAAGGAATGAAGCTGCTCATCATTTGTGGGACTTCTTAGAGCATGTGGTCACATATAGGACACCTTTATACATTCTGTTACAGCCGTTTATAGTGCATAAG CTGTCTCAACCTCCCATCGGGGACAACGAGCGTCACATGCAGTTTGTAGTTCGGGAACGCGTGAGAGGGCTCAAGTTACCCGCCGCGAGGGCAAGAGGTGCTTTACTAGCCGAATTGGCGAGGGAACTGAGGCATATGCGCGATACACATGATCAGTATAAGTTTG AACAAATAGCAGAAAACCTCGGTCAAGCCGGCGGGAAACGTGCTTCCGAAGTGTTTCCCCGTACAACGACGGTGCCCGACAAACATCAACAACATCGACCTTCGTTGATATCAATGTTGGTAGGCAGGGGAGGGACGGGAGGACTGCCTAGAACACCTGATCATCCGTCCGCACCTCTTTCTGCACAACGAG AATCGTTATCAAGTAGCTCAACTACAAGCCAGCATATGCCAACGTTTGAGGCTCAGCTGAACAGCGGCCGACTGAGCGACACCAGCAACAATAACGTTAGCAGTGGCAATTCGCATATAG GTTCATTGAACAACTATGGAAGTGACAAGCCAACCGCCAGTACTCCCTCATATACAAGCACACAAACTAAACTAAGATTTGTGCCGTCCGTAGAACTAAAGTTCACGTCTG GGGAAACATCAATGAGTCCATTATCCCCGATGTCACCGGGCGAGGCGTCTTGCGGCGAATGCATCCCCGCTCGTCCGTCCGACAGTGACATGTTAGTGGGCGAGAACTCCGACACGGCCGACGCCGAGAGGCCGCGGTTGCAGCGAGCTCACGGACCTTCGAAGAAGACTTTCAAGTTCCGACGCAGTAGGCATACTAAGCCTgat GTCAGCCACGTGCGCCTGGAGTCAGATGACGGCTCGTCCCCGGGCCCCGAGTCCACGCCTCTCCGCCGCGCCTGGTCACAGCCGCCATTCCTCCAACCTTCCTACATCAACACCGACACTTCATACGACAGCGAAATCTCGCAGACCTCTTCAACGTCCGGATACAGGCTAGCATTACCTAACCTTCA GGAGAGCTACAGCCTGCAGGCGTCGATGACGGAGTCGCCGGGCGGCAGCACGCGGGCCGCGCTGGCGTCGCCGGAGCCCGAGCGCGCCGCCAGCGCCACGCCGCACGCCAGCCCCGACG CTTCTCTAAGCTGCGAATCGGGGACATCATCTGCTGAGAGAACTGCCCTACTGGGTGCAGCTAGCCAACGCTCTTTGTTGTTAAGTAGCGACCTGAGAGATGAAGATACACTCCTTTGA